The proteins below are encoded in one region of Alicyclobacillus acidoterrestris:
- a CDS encoding putative holin-like toxin, with the protein MDVTYQALGVALQAGMFLIALLTLIVTIVIALRSHK; encoded by the coding sequence ATGGATGTGACATATCAGGCACTAGGAGTCGCACTACAAGCAGGCATGTTTCTCATTGCGCTGCTTACGCTCATAGTAACTATCGTCATAGCTCTTCGTTCACATAAGTAA